A genomic window from Pirellulaceae bacterium includes:
- a CDS encoding CPBP family intramembrane metalloprotease — MIQQAIILSVTVLIGVGLASKVGLSSPVAEAVASGGDSVSAFKPQIIPGIVGGLAGGVAIVLIAAVAKPFLSPEAVARIGEFGKLLPLPTRLLYGGIVEELLLRWGLMTLLVWAMWRLLQQGQDRPKPAFVVSAILISSLVFGIGHLPVALMLFPEPTPALTVFVIIGNSAFGLIAGYLYWKKGLESAMLAHALTHVVMLMASYFGAYF; from the coding sequence TTGATTCAACAGGCGATTATTTTGTCAGTTACCGTTCTGATCGGAGTTGGTCTTGCTTCAAAAGTCGGTTTGTCGTCGCCAGTGGCGGAAGCGGTGGCGAGTGGCGGCGATTCGGTATCAGCCTTCAAGCCGCAAATCATTCCGGGCATCGTTGGCGGTTTGGCGGGCGGCGTTGCCATCGTTTTAATCGCTGCGGTGGCGAAACCGTTTTTGTCGCCCGAAGCTGTAGCGCGAATCGGGGAGTTTGGCAAATTGCTCCCGCTCCCGACACGCCTGCTATACGGCGGCATCGTTGAAGAATTACTGCTGCGTTGGGGGTTGATGACATTGCTCGTGTGGGCGATGTGGCGACTCCTGCAACAAGGACAAGACAGACCGAAGCCCGCTTTTGTTGTCAGCGCGATTCTGATTTCATCGCTGGTATTCGGTATCGGTCATCTGCCCGTCGCTTTGATGTTGTTTCCCGAACCCACGCCTGCTTTGACCGTGTTTGTTATCATCGGCAATTCAGCTTTCGGTTTGATTGCAGGTTATCTCTACTGGAAGAAAGGGCTTGAGTCAGCGATGCTGGCTCACGCAC